The proteins below come from a single Aegilops tauschii subsp. strangulata cultivar AL8/78 chromosome 6, Aet v6.0, whole genome shotgun sequence genomic window:
- the LOC109741957 gene encoding tyrosine--tRNA ligase 1, cytoplasmic-like → MQCAAVLFQKEDVWLLSMDHEEGLPYVGTLTREYCRDMKGEDYGPIILSHGELPNLILDHEHDKIQDPMFTIFMEDEERDVPVKIRNAHCPAKVAEGNPCLEYIKHIVLPWFGCFQVPSEEENSGGTSRTFRKMEELIADYESGVLHPTKVKLALTKALNNIMETVRGHFADSSEARDLKLCRCTTFINDHYMHNVVVFKEHVSFNYAFN, encoded by the coding sequence ATGCAGTGTGCCGCCGTGTTGTTCCAGAAGGAGGATGTATGGCTGCTGTCCATGGATCATGAGGAGGGCCTTCCCTATGTCGGCACACTCACCAGAGAGTACTGCAGAGACATGAAGGGTGAAGATTATGGACCTATCATTCTGTCCCATGGCGAGCTCCCCAATTTGATTTTAGACCATGAACATgataagatacaagatccaatgTTCACCATCTTCATGGAAGACGAGGAGCGAGATGTGCCTGTGAAGATAAGGAACGCTCACTGCCCTGCGAAAGTTGCAGAAGGCAACCCATGCCTGGAGTACATCAAACATATTGTGCTTCCATGGTTTGGATGCTTTCAGGTGCCCAGCGAGGAAGAGAACAGTGGTGGCACTAGCAGGACATTTAGGAAGATGGAGGAGCTTATCGCCGATTATGAGAGTGGTGTGCTGCATCCCACCAAGGTGAAGCTGGCCCTTACAAAGGCGCTGAACAACATTATGGAGACTGTACGTGGCCACTTCGCCGACAGCAGTGAAGCCAGAGACCTGAAGCTATGCAGGTGTACTACATTCATCAACGACCACTATATGCATAACGTTGTAGTCTTCAAGGAACATGTCTCGTTTAACTATGCCTTTAATTAG